Proteins found in one Plasmodium knowlesi strain H genome assembly, chromosome: 12 genomic segment:
- a CDS encoding ribonuclease Z, putative, with protein MEVYIQMVGCHKLAVPPTLRLFVNGEFTLFNCGENVQRFLNEHKLHVVKTRNIFFTKINPETIGGLVGLLLTIDNIANSDISIYGPKPIEQIVNNFKSSFAKLKNIKLQVHEFCESLPIVLKGNVVITPIVLQEKGENDMPNQCIKEVHNIEGNIAPESNDSHREGMNPSREGGTVKHGSSGESRLDNFKRRRMEGGCIPNGDNHQSGHKNGEADKENTPSGEYPLKDTPNGEYPPRILPDEGIPKGNHLDEELVHQERCLITTQDERYDKGTKAEKAQIKKKFSTICYAIECPQTIGKFHVEKAKRLNIPPGKYYGILKSGRSITLNDKVIKPEDVCDKNIDGRKALVIDVEDAVDVKYLLEEFASEGNSYLKNLQYIFHLSGEEITNMDNYKNFFLSLKNVKNIKCNQSNTSLKVCPFVSTASLNNFLSKLLPTIFLKYKADTPLYELWHASADDADEDGRERGKLASPAKEDGPTCQIGNSSQKASASYGPTAGDPKEVKEEVNGRVTEEVNGRVTEEVNGRMTEEVNDEVNNEVNAEVNDEVNNEVNAEVNDEVNNEVNAEVNDEVNDEVNDAKDQVEKDAAKQTECEQGDSYLVYNPLCKFILHPFHKVSISTDEMLRELYPTIFNSAKISNVLRNNEELLNRFEHFNNKATQSYLKYPSFYFLGTGCSMPSTFRNVSGIILNVEENFRIVLDFGEGSLYQLYWMSQSWLHFSNTIKSIKVVFISHAHADHHMGLYYLLHMRRLLFPHLDDPLILIPSTLKSWMNLFNELFFDKPVNVLYNEENLEVKEKVGDDDSFVFLRPFKVKHVKESYGIKIEGKNIGSVVYSADTRPCDNVKTFSKNCDILIHEATFDDELLDEAIYKNHSTTHEAMQISLEVECKTLILTHFSQRYPKAPKLNKSSSSEINEIMNKTIYSFDYMCIPLNLINELPHYFSILLNLLEKIF; from the exons atggaagtgtACATACAAATGGTAGGGTGTCACAAGTTGGCAGTACCGCCAACCCTGAGGCTATTTGTGAACGGGGAATTCACACTGTTTAACTGTGGAGAAAACGTACAAAGATTTTTGAACGAGCATAAGTTACATGTCGTTAAAACtaggaatatattttttacgaaaataaATCCAGAAACGATTGGGGGGTTAGTCGGTCTCCTCCTAACCATAGACAACATAGCAAATAGTGACATATCCATTTATGGACCCAAGCCGATAGAACAGATAGTTAACAATTTCAAATCCTCCTTTGCGaaactgaaaaatataaaattgcAAGTACACGAATTTTGTGAAAGTCTTCCTATAGTTTTAAAGGGAAACGTTGTTATAACCCCAATAGTACtacaagaaaaaggagaaaatgacaTGCCCAATCAGTGCATAAAGGAGGTACATAATATTGAAGGTAACATAGCTCCCGAATCGAATGACTCGCATCGTGAGGGAATGAACCCCTCACGTGAAGGGGGCACAGTAAAGCATGGCTCGTCTGGTGAAAGTCGTTTGGATAATTttaagaggaggaggatggaAGGAGGGTGCATCCCGAATGGAGACAATCACCAGAGTGGCCACAAAAATGGCGAAGCAGACAAGGAAAATACCCCAAGTGGAGAATATCCCCTAAAGGACACTCCAAATGGAGAATATCCCCCTAGAATCCTCCCCGATGAAGGAATCCCTAAGGGAAATCACCTAGATGAGGAGCTTGTTCACCAAGAAAGATGCCTCATCACTACACAAGACGAACGGTATGACAAAGGTACCAAAGCAGAGAAGGcacaaattaagaaaaagttCAGCACCATTTGCTATGCAATTGAGTGTCCTCAAACAATTGGAAAATTCCACGTCGAGAAGGCAAAGAGATTAAATATTCCACCAGGAAAATACTATGGAATACTAAAATCTGGAAGATCCATTACGTTAAATGATAAAGTAATAAAGCCTGAAGACGTGTGCGATAAAAACATAGACGGAAGGAAGGCACTAGTCATTGATGTAGAGGATGCTGTTGatgtaaaatatttgttGGAGGAATTTGCTAGTGAGGGAAAttcttatttaaaaaatttgcagtacatttttcatttatctgGAGAAGAAATTACGAATATGgacaattataaaaatttttttttaagtttgaaaaatgtgaaaaatattaagtGTAATCAATCAAATACTTCTTTGAAAGTATGTCCATTTGTATCCACAGCATCATTGAACAACTTCCTTTCTAAATTATTGCCtaccatttttttgaagtaCAAAGCGGACACCCCCCTGTACGAACTTTGGCACGCATCAGCGGATGATGCTGATGAGGATGggagggaaaggggaaaattggCTTCACCTGCAAAGGAGGATGGACCCACATGTCAAATAGGGAATTCTTCCCAAAAGGCGAGTGCTTCATATGGTCCTACCGCGGGAGATCCAAAAgaggtaaaggaggaagtgaatgGGCGGGTGACGGAAGAAGTGAATGGGCGGGTGACGGAAGAAGTGAATGGGCGGATGACGGAAGAAGTGAATGATGAGGTAAATAACGAGGTAAATGCCGAGGTGAATGATGAGGTAAATAACGAGGTAAATGCCGAGGTGAATGATGAGGTAAATAACGAGGTAAATGCCGAGGTGAATGACGAGGTAAATGACGAGGTGAATGACGCAAAAGACCAAGTGGAGAAAGACGCAGCGAAACAAACAGAATGCGAACAAGGCGATTCCTATCTTGTGTACAACCCGCTGTGCAAATTTATTCTGCACCCGTTTCACAAAGTTAGCATAAGCACGGACGAAATGCTGCGCGAATTATATCCAACTATTTTTAATTCTGCAAAAATATCCAACGTATTAAGGAATAATGAAGAATTACTAAATCGATTTGAACATTTTAATAATAAAGCAACGCAGAGTTACTTAAAATatccttccttttattttctcggTACCGGTTGTTCAATGCCCTCAACATTTCGAAACGTTTCTGGTATTATTTTAAAcgttgaagaaaatttcagAATTGTTTTAGACTTTGGAGAGGGCTCTCTCTACCAGTTGTACTGGATGAGCCAGTCGTGGCTTCACTTTTCCAACACCATTAAGTCGATTAA AGTAGTATTCATTTCGCACGCACACGCAGATCACCACATGGGACTTTACTACCTACTTCATATGCGCAGACTCCTCTTTCCACACCTCGATGACCCCCTCATATTGATCCCGTCAACACTAAAAAGTTGGATGAATTTATTtaatgaacttttttttgacaaaccAGTGAACGTGTTGtacaatgaagaaaatttggaagtaaaggaaaaagtgggaGATGACGACAGCTTTGTATTTCTCCGCCCTTTTAAG GTTAAGCATGTTAAAGAATCCTATGGCATAAAAATTGAAGGTAAAAATATCGGTTCCGTGGTTTATTCAGCGGACACAAGACCATGCGATAATGTTAAAACTTTCTCCAAAAATTGTGACATTTTGATACACgaag CCACCTTTGATGACGAATTGCTGGACGAGGCCATTTATAAAAACCACTCTACAACACATGAGGCTATGCAAataa GTCTAGAGGTCGAGTGTAAAACGCTAATACTAACTCATTTCAGCCAAAGGTATCCAAAG GCACCGAAATTAAACAAGTCCTCTTCCTCCGAAATTAACGAAATTATGAATAAAACAATTTACAGCTTCGACTACATGTGCATTCctttaaatttaataaaCGAATTACCTCATTATTTCAGCATTCTATTAAatttattggaaaaaatattctaa
- a CDS encoding mediator of RNA polymerase II transcription subunit 4, putative, giving the protein MECGYSNEGKFHQVVLTIKEKIEKHDLSKWKDIVKPEEGPKYDEYFERLLREGNQEKDKNGKDTEGKDTHEKNTHDEGVHGKDDLSAEQVEKTPSHEYQQTEDEENPKKFQLNKEFFDKINNKEKFYFLLNIKEMMETSWLLAQKRLEGIKVEEKSKSVNVQDLLNYSQKIADTTCAPPECDNINDRIMHQEYYPNYHFLNFVNVEEIHLSKLFQLQKYSTVCFPPIITIQEGKDNMLVLHISCSTPHATIYYKVNDETNEQIYNTDEKPKIRKRKKINVYAWSVKNGHIKSRISCISKSYKVEEDDSFSLSDNFPNKDQGEQPSGFSKTGTECNAPGSKPSQITNVFKNLGFLLSRKKEKTEESSSNGDSSSEA; this is encoded by the coding sequence ATGGAATGTGGATATTCGAATGAAGGGAAATTCCACCAAGTTGTTCTGAccataaaggagaaaattgaaaagcaCGATTTAAGCAAATGGAAGGACATTGTCAAGCCTGAAGAGGGTCCAAAATATGATGAATATTTTGAGCGTCTGCTGAGGGAGGGCAATCAAGAAAAGGACAAGAACGGGAAGGACACGGAGGGGAAGGACACACACGAAAAGAATACCCACGATGAGGGCGTCCACGGGAAGGATGATCTATCCGCTGAACAGGTGGAAAAAACCCCCTCACATGAATACCAACAAACCGAGGACGAAGAGAACCCAAAGAAGTTTCAGCTGAACAAAGAATTCTTCGATAAGATAAacaataaggaaaaattttactTCCTACTGaacataaaagaaatgatGGAAACGAGTTGGTTATTGGCACAGAAAAGGTTGGAGGGAATTAAAGTAGAGGAAAAATCCAAATCGGTTAATGTCCAGGATTTATTAAATTACTCGCAAAAAATTGCAGACACGACATGTGCCCCACCAGAGTGCGACAATATAAACGACAGAATAATGCATCAAGAATATTACCccaattatcattttttaaattttgtaaatgtaGAAGAAATACATTTGTCCAAACTATTTCAGCTACAAAAATATAGTACCGTTTGCTTTCCTCCAATTATCACCATACAGGAGGGTAAGGACAACATGCTCGTTCTTCATATAAGCTGTTCTACTCCACACGCCACCATTTATTACAAAGTTAATGATGAGACGAATGAACAGATATATAATACAGATGAGAAGCCGAAAattaggaaaagaaaaaagatcaATGTTTATGCCTGGTCAGTTAAAAATGGACATATAAAGTCAAGAATTTCGTGCATTTCGAAATCTTATAAAGTCGAGGAAGATGATTCGTTTTCCCTGTCGGATAATTTTCCAAATAAAGACCAGGGCGAACAACCATCAGGCTTTTCCAAAACGGGTACGGAGTGTAATGCCCCTGGTAGTAAGCCATCTCAAATTACAAATGTCTTTAAAAATTTGGGCTTCCTACTTAgccgaaaaaaggaaaaaacagaggAATCCTCATCAAATGGGGATTCATCGAGTGAGGCGTAG
- a CDS encoding conserved oligomeric Golgi complex subunit 6, putative: MLKNFEGMFNKYSVLYDEEDEELEELDRFENRFKEANVFFTHFENIQKDLKKVKELDKNAEEKILESRKMTSEIMEEMKKLKKEKYTIRKKEKMYDKILRKYSLSPLSYNNLTDINVSLNIAFFEHLKQFEYTKENIIKLLNENSTDKINKFYSKHYSKILNKACKKMCLYVIRENNNSYRKIKKVTDLLLCPISEEKEKRKIIIRNYVQNFSPLTKLCYKIIIENMEYFNICFTNFLHFRIKLFKRNYNDLFMSHGSNIVRRNNSEGEFPPIDDSIEIFKNFFSTIYYLITLEDHFFKILLLFNYYYTNVEIPYITAQLENMHNNLYTIIDSLYFSYSHFLETNLSSYPKSYDTCYELFHIVDMFIFKLKKFQNNCEITQDAKDIIRENSIEMIRLNNPELNDRQINGTNLYSAVTLHENTFLENYKFNSGKGIHSRNSINSILWNFSRNIADDTQSKLPSGERPDQMNEEQLFGGESVNNINTEYYQKSADREEIKNVGIETNVVEEQGSLDEAQGGNVKRHSSDEIAIPQLDNDTRSNVEDAQTGRGRSELGEKNSGVEKYNCKLLNYTQKIQKKIENEFIALWQKDVVTFYLSKITKVDEPNYFDNTLSVIKKIFNALNHVYSIYRRNIALFGSESNEQNFQNVLDITINPLINNSLKNKNQNVERDYIFIINIFIFMQENVKMFEGSSKYYDLLGIIIHEKMEKVLELENNNLLAYLKLDKIRKEEESNIKEVELILENFYKFAFSENFNDFPVVNKIQSSHVKKEMHMALFNNIHKEYVHLYEMYSKKVNMLFPPDQIKDVLLKKLSVI, from the coding sequence ATGTTGAAAAATTTTGAGGGCATGTTTAACAAGTACAGCGTTCTAtatgatgaggaagatgaGGAGCTGGAAGAATTAGATCGCTTCGAGAATAGGTTCAAGGAGGCAAATGTGTTCTTCACACATTTCGAGAATATTCAAAAGgacttaaaaaaagtgaaggaattagacaaaaatgcagaagaaaaaattttggaaagtAGAAAAATGACAAGCGAAAttatggaagaaatgaaaaaactgaagaaggaaaaatataccatcaggaagaaagaaaaaatgtatgacaAAATTCTAAGGAAATACAGTTTAAGTCCTCTAAGCTATAACAATTTAACGGATATAAATGTTTCGCTAAATATTGCATTTTTTGAACACTTAAAACAGTTTGAGTACAccaaggaaaatataataaagttGTTAAACGAGAATTCAActgataaaataaacaaattctACTCCAAACATTACAGTAAGATATTGAATAAGGCGTGCAAGAAAATGTGTCTTTATGTGATCAGGGAGAATAACAATAGTTATAGGAAGATAAAGAAAGTTACAGATTTATTGCTCTGCCCAATTTccgaagaaaaagaaaagagaaaaattattataagaAATTATGTCCagaatttttctcccttgaCAAAATTGTGCTATAAAATTATTATCGAAAATATGGAATACTTCAACATATGCTTCAccaattttttgcattttagAATAAAATTGTTCAAGAGGAATTACAACGATTTGTTTATGAGTCATGGTAGTAACATAGTCAGGAGGAACAACTCAGAAGGTGAATTTCCCCCCATAGATGATTCGatagaaatatttaaaaacttcttttcaaCAATATACTACTTAATAACGTTGGAGGATCACTTCTTcaaaattcttcttctgttcaattattattataccAACGTAGAAATCCCATATATAACTGCTCAGCTGGAAAATATGCACAACAATTTATACACGATAATTGACTCCTTGTATTTTTCCTACAGTCATTTTTTAGAAACAAATTTGAGTAGCTACCCGAAGAGTTACGATACATGTTATGAGTTGTTTCACATTGTAgacatgttcatttttaaattgaaaaaatttcaaaacaACTGCGAAATAACACAAGACGCCAAAGATATAATTAGAGAAAATTCCATCGAAATGATACGCCTTAATAATCCAGAGTTGAATGATCGTCAAATTAATGGTACCAATTTATATAGTGCAGTCACTCTCCACGAAAATACATTCTtagaaaattacaaatttAATTCTGGAAAGGGAATTCACAGTAGGAACTCCATTAACTCCATTTTGTGGAACTTTTCCAGAAACATCGCAGATGATACCCAGAGTAAACTCCCCAGTGGAGAGCGCCCCGATCAGATGAACGAAGAACAGTTGTTTGGCGGTGAATCAGTGAACAATATAAATACGGAATATTATCAAAAGAGTGCAGatagagaagaaataaaaaatgtggggATTGAAACAAATGTGGTTGAAGAACAAGGATCTCTAGACGAAGCACAAGGTGGAAACGTAAAACGGCACAGCTCCGATGAAATCGCCATTCCTCAACTGGATAACGACACAAGAAGCAACGTGGAAGATGCCCAAACAGGAAGGGGTAGAAGCGAGTTAGGGGAAAAGAACAGCGGAGTAGAAAAATACAACTGTAAACTTCTAAActatacacaaaaaatacagaaaaaaatagaaaacgAATTCATAGCTCTGTGGCAAAAAGACGTTGTCACCTTCTACCTTAGTAAGATCACCAAAGTAGACGAACCCAATTATTTTGATAACACATTGtcagttataaaaaaaatattcaatgCATTAAATCATGTATATTCCATATACAGAAGAAACATTGCCTTATTTGGTTCCGAAAGCAACGAGCAAAATTTCCAAAACGTCCTCGACATTACAATCAACCCCTTAATAAATAACtcattgaaaaataaaaatcagAATGTAGAAAGAGAttacatatttattataaatatatttatcttTATGcaggaaaatgtaaaaatgtttGAGGGCTCCTCTAAGTACTACGATCTGCTTGGTATAATTATccatgaaaaaatggaaaaagtcTTGGAGcttgaaaataataatttattgGCTTACTTAAAGTTAGACAAAAttaggaaagaggaagaaagtaACATAAAGGAGGTAGAATTGATtctggaaaatttttataaatttgcTTTTTCGGAGAACTTTAATGATTTCCCTGTGGTAAACAAAATTCAATCAAGTCatgtcaaaaaggaaatgcaCATGGCCTTATTTAATAACATACATAAGGAATATGTACACTTGTACGAAATGTATTccaaaaaagtgaatatGCTTTTTCCGCCCGATCAAATAAAGGATgtccttttgaaaaaattgtcagTTATATGA
- a CDS encoding cytochrome c oxidase subunit ApiCOX25, putative has protein sequence MLHKTEKNMMLQFLRNGRNDTFNIFSNVYEKGRNKIFLRTYVTATHHIESCIIKRNGLFLPIINSSQKDNHVFKTNLRKHFATTNGNANGLSEQYSKNDVSILQNSNVIILFNKNEKETIGQKIYRYLDITGFLTRYNNRKEWILDLEPYSRLTTVMLTEYERKLMIFLKFHVYFLFVTCLYLWYHAQVHFTMKPPCPKPYAYGHLDGRKRDFTWHGKLFFIYPKMRCKECRWLDVQCKKECFEKLKQEGHKFFINNGDPLSVPKTVLYPSHFH, from the coding sequence ATGCTGCATAAGACCGAGAAAAACATGATGTTACAATTTttaagaaatggaagaaatgatacctttaacattttttcaaatgtttaCGAAAAAGGTAGAAACAAAATATTCTTAAGGACGTACGTAACAGCTACCCATCATATAGAGAGCTGTATTATTAAGCGCAATGGGCTATTTTTACCCATCATAAATAGCAGCCAGAAGGACAACCATGTTTTCAAAACAAATCTAAGAAAACATTTTGCAACAACGAACGGAAATGCTAATGGCTTATCGGAGCAATATTCCAAAAACGATGTGTCCATTCTCCAGAACTCCAATGTTATCATACTCttcaataaaaatgaaaaagaaacaatagGGCAGAAGATATATAGGTATTTAGACATAACAGGATTTTTGACAAGATATAATAATAGAAAGGAGTGGATCCTTGATTTAGAACCATATTCAAGATTAACCACAGTCATGCTAACTGAATACGAAAGGAAAttaatgatttttttaaaattccatGTTTATTTCCTATTCGTAACTTGCCTATACTTATGGTACCATGCACAGGTTCATTTTACAATGAAGCCTCCATGCCCCAAACCTTATGCATATGGACATTTggacggaagaaaaagagactTTACTTGGCATGGtaagttattttttatttatcctAAGATGAGATGTAAGGAATGTCGTTGGCTGGATGTCCAATGTAAGAAAGAATGctttgaaaaattgaaacagGAGGGACACAAGTTTTTTATAAACAATGGAGATCCCCTTTCTGTCCCCAAGACTGTTTTATATCCATCTCATTTTCACTAA
- a CDS encoding ATP-dependent zinc metalloprotease FTSH, putative — MLLLRNIVVVHQKRSHMFYVGNLAKVQCLLNNKRFFTLVKNERLDRLKREIRYKPNDNFLILQFYKEANVHNPNEVIKHYESNNNIKNESITKEYIKALVYTNKLKYTNLDNLKYDSDPMLYRRYMEESSHSNDIHNDRSSVYDTGNLNADSAYVNMGQSAQRIEYVDKKKGGHSEIHTLQIDPKNPLKVSVVDGSKRGMWGLLKSTIGFLILVAAASVYLEGVSQNVQKGIGVSNKKIIPVENVKVTFADVKGCDEVKQELEEIIDYLKNSDKFTKIGAKLPKGILLSGEPGTGKTLIARAIAGEANVPFIQASGSEFEEMFVGVGARRIRELFQAAKKHAPCIVFIDEIDAVGSKRSNRDNSAVRMTLNQLLVELDGFEQNEGIVVICATNFPQSLDKALVRPGRLDKTIVVPLPDIKGRYEILKMYSNKIVLSKDVDLHVLSRRTVGMTGADLNNILNIAAIKCSVEGKKAVDMNSIEQAFDRVVVGLQRKSPLNEEEKNITAYHEGGHTLVNFYTKGSDPVHKATIMPRGMSLGVTWKIPISDKYSQKIKDVQSEIDILMGGLVSEEIIFGKNNVTTGCSSDLQRATHIAQSLVMNYGVGINEENISMFLQDKKNISEEMKIKIDKSIQKILLDSYNRAKKVLNQHIDELHRVASALVEYETLTSDEIKLAMQGKHDQIRKNRELKQKEFNLKDSRIS; from the coding sequence ATGCTGTTGCTACGGAACATCGTGGTGGTGCACCAAAAGAGGAGCCACATGTTCTATGTGGGAAATCTGGCAAAGGTGCAATGCCTCCTGAACAACAAAAGGTTCTTTACGCTCGTGAAAAACGAGAGGCTGGATAGACTAAAGAGGGAAATCCGATACAAGCCAAATGATAATTTCCTTATATTACAGTTTTATAAGGAAGCAAATGTACACAATCCAAATGAAGTTATAAAACATTACGAGAGCAATAATAACATCAAAAATGAAAGCATAACTAAGGAGTACATAAAAGCGCTAGTGTATACAAATAAGTTGAAATACACCAACTTGGATAATCTAAAGTATGATAGCGACCCCATGTTATATAGAAGATATATGGAGGAGTCGAGCCATTCAAATGATATCCATAACGACCGGTCCAGTGTGTATGATACGGGTAATTTGAACGCGGATTCTGCCTACGTTAATATGGGTCAGTCAGCTCAGAGAATAGAATAtgtagataaaaaaaaaggggggcacaGTGAAATTCATACTTTACAAATAGACCCCAAGAATCCTTTAAAAGTGTCTGTAGTAGATGGAAGCAAAAGAGGCATGTGGGGATTACTCAAGTCAACTATCGGGTTTTTAATTCTCGTGGCGGCGGCAAGTGTATACCTGGAGGGAGTATCCCAGAATGTCCAGAAAGGTATAGGAGTAtcaaataagaaaataattcCAGTGGAAAATGTAAAGGTCACCTTTGCAGATGTAAAAGGGTGTGATGAAGTGAAACAAGAACTTGAAGAAATAATTGATTATTTGAAAAACTCAGataaatttacaaaaataggTGCCAAGTTGCCCAAGGGGATACTCCTATCCGGCGAACCGGGCACAGGAAAAACGTTAATTGCTAGAGCCATAGCGGGGGAAGCCAATGTCCCATTCATTCAAGCATCAGGATCCGAATTTGAGGAAATGTTCGTAGGAGTTGGTGCCAGGAGGATAAGAGAGCTTTTCCAGGCTGCCAAAAAACATGCTCCATGTATCGTTTTTATTGATGAAATTGATGCAGTTGGGTCTAAGAGAAGTAATCGAGATAACAGTGCTGTGAGGATGACACTAAACCAATTACTGGTAGAATTGGACGGGTTTGAACAGAACGAAGGAATAGTAGTAATATGTGCAACAAACTTCCCACAAAGCTTAGACAAAGCGTTGGTAAGACCAGGAAGATTGGACAAAACCATTGTAGTGCCATTGCCAGATATAAAAGGTAGgtatgaaattttaaaaatgtatagcaACAAAATTGTGCTGTCGAAGGATGTTGATTTGCATGTCTTATCGAGAAGAACTGTTGGAATGACAGGAGCAGATTtgaataatatattaaatatagCTGCTATTAAATGCTctgtggaaggaaagaaagcgGTGGATATGAATTCAATTGAACAGGCATTTGATAGAGTCGTTGTGGGATTACAAAGGAAATCTCCCCtaaatgaagaagagaaaaatattacagCTTATCACGAAGGTGGTCATACTTTAGTTAATTTTTACACAAAAGGTTCTGACCCTGTCCATAAGGCAACCATTATGCCTAGGGGTATGTCCCTGGGAGTTACATGGAAAATCCCTATCAGTGATAAGTATAgccaaaaaattaaggacgTACAAAGCGAAATAGATATCCTCATGGGAGGGCTAGTTtctgaagaaattatttttggcAAGAATAATGTGACCACTGGGTGTTCTAGTGATTTGCAGAGGGCTACTCACATAGCACAATCTCTTGTTATGAATTATGGAGTAGGaattaatgaagaaaatatatccaTGTTCTTgcaggataaaaaaaacattagcgaagaaatgaaaataaaaattgataaatctattcaaaaaatattattagaTTCTTATAACAGAGCCAAAAAGGTACTGAATCAACACATTGATGAACTACACAGGGTTGCTTCTGCCCTCGTAGAATATGAAACTTTGACTAGCGATGAAATCAAACTAGCTATGCAAGGGAAGCATGAtcagataagaaaaaatagagaacTGAAACAGAAGGAATTTAACTTGAAGGATAGCAGGATTTCGTAA